A segment of the Sulfurovum indicum genome:
GTTCCGTATGTTCTATATCAAACATGTCATTCCTTTTTTTCTGAAAAGGGCAGACAGGATATTCACGGTAAGTGAGAATACAGCAAATGATATGGTTCTGCATTACGGGATGAACAAGAATGAACTTGTTGTAAACTATAATGGTGTAAACACAGAAAATTTTTCACCCGATCTGAAAAGAGACGAAACAGTATTAAGGCTAAAAAAGCCATATATGCTTTATGTAGCGAGAATAGAACATCCCGGCAAAAACCATCTTAATCTTATCAAGGCATATGAAAAACTGCCTGAACGCTATAAGGAAGAGTATGATCTGTGTCTTATAGGCAGTGACTGGAACGGTGCGGAAATCGTACATGCCTATGCAGAGAACTCTCCTGACCGGGATCGTATAAAGTTTCTGGGGTATGTTCCGAATGATGAACTGCCGATGTATTACAGTCAGGCATCACTTTTTGTATTCCCTTCATTTTATGAAGGGTTCGGTATTCCTGTAGTTGAAGCGATGGCAAGCGGTACACCAGTTGCAGCATCATTTACATCTTCTCTTCCGGAGGTAGGCGGAGAGGCAGCAGCCTATTTTGATCCGAACTCGCCTGAGAGTATTGCCCAGGTGCTTCAAACTGTTCTCAAAAGCACTGCTCTCAGAAACAGAATGCGTGAGCTCGGATTTGAACAGGTAAAAAAGTTCAATTGGGATGAACATGCAAGGATCATTCAAAAAAGTGCAGATTCTGCAAACTAAATGCAACATGCTGTGCGATACTGTCAAAAATAAGGAGAACAATTATGAAAGAATTTTGCAATACAGTAAAGAATAATCCCGGGAAATCAGCTATGGATATGTCGTTTGGCATACTGCTCTATCTGCTTTACCTGTGTATTCTCCCTTTTATGGTACTGATATCGGTACTGAAAAAAACAGAGCTTTATGCTCCTTTGAAAAACAGTCACGGAATGGAACTGTTGGTTTTCAATACCGACTTCAAACCTGTCCGATATTTGCCTCTGGGAAGATCGATACTGCAAAGAAAGATATCTCTTGCAGGAACAGACCTTTATGAGGGCAAACCGCATGAAGGTACTCTGCCCGGACTTATTTCTCTGCATGGACTTCGTACTCTGAGCGGTATCGATCATCTTGGTGTTGATAAGACAGATATGGAATACCTTCAGCACAGCAGTGTGATGTATGATATCAAGTTGATCGTACGTTATGCAGCAGCACTGCTGCTTTCATCCGGCAGAAGCGTATATCTGCCTCGTCTAAACCTGATGGGTGTAAGATTTATGAACACCACTATGAGTGATGCGGTTGCGATTATAGAGGCAAAAGCCAAAAGCAGAGAAAAGAGCAATATCTATTTTATCAATGCAGATACGTTGAATAAAACGTATGAACATGCGGCTTTAAAAAACATATTGAATAGAACACCTTATGTTTTTCCTGACGGCAGCGGTATCAAGATAGCCTGTAATATGATGAATATGCCGATCAGACAGAATATAAACGGTACAGATATGTTCCCGTTTATCTGCAAAATGGCGGAAAAAGAGGGCTTGAAGATATTTCTTTACGGTGCAAAGGAAGGTGTAGCAGACCAGATGAAAGAAAAAGTACTGAAAAGATTCCCTGGTTTACAGATCGTAGGTACTGCGAACGGTTATGATCTTCATGACAATGAAGTGATCAATATGATCAACCATTCTAAAGCGGACATAGTACTTGTAGCCAAGGGTGCACCGTTACAGGAGGAGTGGATCGATACTCATTCAGATAAGCTCTGTGCACCTGTTGTTATGGGAGTTGGAGGACTGTTTGACTTCTATTCGGAGAGTGTTTCCAGAGCACCGATATGGATGAGAGAGATCGGGCTGGAATGGATATACCGTCTTCTTCAGGAGCCTAAAAGGATGTGGAGACGTTATCTTGTGGGCAACCCACTCTTTTTGGTACGTACCTACCTATGGCATAAAAAACAAAAACGTGAAAGAATGAGAAGATACTATGAGACGGTAGCCGGAGAAAAAAGACTAACGTTCATTCCTGATCTCTCTTTGGTGACACACCGTGTCTATCCCTATTTCAAACGGGCGGTAGATATTATTGTAGCATCAATAGCGATACTTCTGCTTTCGCCGGTCATGTTAACTGTAGCAATGCTTATCAAGGCTGAGAGCAGAGGACCTGTCCTGTTCTCCCAAAAAAGGGTAGGAAGGGATGGAAAAGTATTCTCTATGTATAAATTCCGTTCGATGGTCCAGAATGCAGAAGCACTGAAAAAAGAGCTTGCAGCAGCAAACGAATCCAAAGACGGTGTGATCTTCAAGATGAAAGATGACCCGCGTATTACAAAAGTAGGCAAGTTTATACGCAAGTGGAGTATCGACGAGCTGCCGCAGCTGTTTAATGTGCTGAAGGGAGATATGAGCCTGGTAGGACCACGTCCACCGGTACCTTCGGAGGTAGCAGAGTACAGCAGTGAAGATCTTAAACGACTCCATATCGTTCCGGGGATCACCTGTTACTGGCAGGTATCAGGGCGAAGCGAGATACCATTTAAGCAGCAGGTAGATTTGGATAAAAAGTATATCTCTACCCGTTCGTTATGGACCGATATCAAGATTTTGTTCGCAACGATTCCTGCAGTACTTGCACAAAAGGGTGCCTATTGATCAAGTGAGCAGATTTTTACAATCTTTCTGCAAACATCTTGTATAGAATACAAAAAAACATATAAGGATAACAAAGATGTTGAAGATATTAAGAGAGTATAAAGACGGACATGTGGAATACCACTTTATCGGTTCAATGGAGGGTAGTGATCTTGAGCTGCTGAAAAAAATGATGAAAGAAGATATGAACCGTACATATAGATTTACATTTAATTTCAGAGAGACAACACATATCGATGCGAATACGGTCAAGATACTCAAAGAAGTATATGTTATGAGTGTTGAGTATGCATGTGAGATCAACCTGACAGGTCTTCATGCTCAGCCGGCGATCATGCTTGAAATCTTTCAGGCAGACAAACTCTACAATATAATGGAACCTGTCAACAATGTATATGGAGGCGAAAATGAACCTTTGTATTATGCTTGATAAAACAGACTATGAGTCAATTTGGACAGAGCCGGTACTTCATCCCGAAGCGATGAGTATTGCAGGCAAGGAGATCATACAGTACTGGCTGGAGTGGGCAAGGTTCAAAGGGATTGAAAAACTTTATATCTATACAGAGTCGGAAGGAGTAGCGAGTGAAAAGATCGATATGCTTGAGACCCTTTACGGTGTTGCAGTAGTCTACCTGCATCCTTCCAAAAACATAGAGTATACAGAGAATACCTATAGGGGGCTTGGTGTATTCCTTGACAGCGGTGAATACAGGACTATCAAAGATCTTGACAGCTTCCTGAAGTTGGAACGGGCATTGATTCAGGAACCGTTAAAGTACAGCTCTACTGTAGGGTATGGCAAGTTTAAGCATATACAGATAGGGAAAAACGTCTATATCCACAAATCTGCAAAACTGTCAGGGGCTGTGGTGATCGGAGATAACTGTATTATTGAAAAAGATGTTGAGATCAGGGACAGTGTCATTAACAGCGGTTCTCTTCTTAAGAGAGGTTCTGTTATCGATAACAGTCACATCGGCAAAAATATACACTTGGCGACGAACGTATATCTGAAAGAGAAAGCACTCTTTGAATCAACCATTTATGACATGGTCAAAAGAGAGAGTGTTGTACATGAGGGTATTTGTCTGAAAAGTTGATTTTTTATGAAGGATAATAGATGATTATAGCCGTTGCAGGCGGAAGCGGATCGGGGAAAACTACCGTATCCAGAGCAATGAAACATTCATATAGTCAGCGTTTTGATATAAATGTTGAAGTTGTCTCTATGGATGACTACTACAAAAATGAGAATGAAGAGAGGTTTGACAACTATGATCATCCTGATGCATTCGATACAGATCTACTGTACGGGGATATACAGGAGTTCCTGGACACAGGAAGCATTGTAAAACGCTCCTATGACTATGTTACCAAGAAGAGCAGTATCATTCATGACAGATCCAATGTCAAACTTCTGATCATTGAAGGATTATATGCCTTTTATGAAAAAAAAATAAGAGATATGTGCAGTTTGAAAGTATATCTTGATACAGAGGAAGAGATAAGGCTTCAAAGAAGGATATTGCGTGATCTGAGAGAGCGGAGTATCACAGTAGAAGAAAATATGAAAATGATAAAAAGGTTTGTCAGGCAGATGCATGGAAGATATGTGGAAAGGCAAAAAAGGCTGGCAGACAGAGTATTTGTAGACAGTGAAGAGGTGTTAATGCTTTTATAGCGGATATTTATGGTATAGTAATATTCAAGGAAAAAGATGTTAGAGGATGAGAATGTGGAAAAGAAACCCTATATCATGGCTATCGATGACACTCCTTACAATCTTGAAGTATTGAGAGTGATACTGATGGATACAGATGCTGAGGTAGCGTGT
Coding sequences within it:
- a CDS encoding glycosyltransferase family 4 protein is translated as MKKILISALAYDQGKSGIANYIENVVKALGKTMNIELIVNEDEVDFFKGISDNITFRVVPRYLKKPLFNMLWHLLILPFTINKNAYEWMLLPAGNRRLMAFYPVKTLVTMHDLSQFNVTKKYDMFRMFYIKHVIPFFLKRADRIFTVSENTANDMVLHYGMNKNELVVNYNGVNTENFSPDLKRDETVLRLKKPYMLYVARIEHPGKNHLNLIKAYEKLPERYKEEYDLCLIGSDWNGAEIVHAYAENSPDRDRIKFLGYVPNDELPMYYSQASLFVFPSFYEGFGIPVVEAMASGTPVAASFTSSLPEVGGEAAAYFDPNSPESIAQVLQTVLKSTALRNRMRELGFEQVKKFNWDEHARIIQKSADSAN
- a CDS encoding exopolysaccharide biosynthesis polyprenyl glycosylphosphotransferase encodes the protein MKEFCNTVKNNPGKSAMDMSFGILLYLLYLCILPFMVLISVLKKTELYAPLKNSHGMELLVFNTDFKPVRYLPLGRSILQRKISLAGTDLYEGKPHEGTLPGLISLHGLRTLSGIDHLGVDKTDMEYLQHSSVMYDIKLIVRYAAALLLSSGRSVYLPRLNLMGVRFMNTTMSDAVAIIEAKAKSREKSNIYFINADTLNKTYEHAALKNILNRTPYVFPDGSGIKIACNMMNMPIRQNINGTDMFPFICKMAEKEGLKIFLYGAKEGVADQMKEKVLKRFPGLQIVGTANGYDLHDNEVINMINHSKADIVLVAKGAPLQEEWIDTHSDKLCAPVVMGVGGLFDFYSESVSRAPIWMREIGLEWIYRLLQEPKRMWRRYLVGNPLFLVRTYLWHKKQKRERMRRYYETVAGEKRLTFIPDLSLVTHRVYPYFKRAVDIIVASIAILLLSPVMLTVAMLIKAESRGPVLFSQKRVGRDGKVFSMYKFRSMVQNAEALKKELAAANESKDGVIFKMKDDPRITKVGKFIRKWSIDELPQLFNVLKGDMSLVGPRPPVPSEVAEYSSEDLKRLHIVPGITCYWQVSGRSEIPFKQQVDLDKKYISTRSLWTDIKILFATIPAVLAQKGAY
- a CDS encoding LbetaH domain-containing protein is translated as MNLCIMLDKTDYESIWTEPVLHPEAMSIAGKEIIQYWLEWARFKGIEKLYIYTESEGVASEKIDMLETLYGVAVVYLHPSKNIEYTENTYRGLGVFLDSGEYRTIKDLDSFLKLERALIQEPLKYSSTVGYGKFKHIQIGKNVYIHKSAKLSGAVVIGDNCIIEKDVEIRDSVINSGSLLKRGSVIDNSHIGKNIHLATNVYLKEKALFESTIYDMVKRESVVHEGICLKS
- a CDS encoding uridine kinase family protein, whose translation is MIIAVAGGSGSGKTTVSRAMKHSYSQRFDINVEVVSMDDYYKNENEERFDNYDHPDAFDTDLLYGDIQEFLDTGSIVKRSYDYVTKKSSIIHDRSNVKLLIIEGLYAFYEKKIRDMCSLKVYLDTEEEIRLQRRILRDLRERSITVEENMKMIKRFVRQMHGRYVERQKRLADRVFVDSEEVLMLL